In Erigeron canadensis isolate Cc75 chromosome 8, C_canadensis_v1, whole genome shotgun sequence, the DNA window ATTCAACTTTTTGTAAACAAAACTTCTAAGTGATACATTAACTAGTGTAAATATTATTATGTGTATACTGACATGATACTCGCACAATGCGGTATGATGGTGGCAACGACTGGTAGCAGTGGTAGCGAATGTTGGTGGTGCTGGAAGCGTCGAGtgatatataattgatgtaaaagtaattgctGTGAAcagttaatggagatatttcaGAAGATAAATGACTGATGATTTAATAATATGTAAGGGTATATTGGtgtaatgtttataaaatagtataaatatagatatagatatagatccaTCTTTTtcgtaaatattttattatataaaatcgagacaataaaattatgtattatATTATCAAACAGTTTTATACCATATGTATTTACCAAACTTAACTTGGGCTATattcttaatcttttatgttgttgttttttAATGGTTACATATGTTTCAAATTTATGGGTATTGTTGACTCGCGTTAAATCATGTTAGGTTGCATTTTGTTATTAACATCTACCCTTAATGTATCTAGGTGATATCCACATGACAAGTATGATTATTAAACTCTTtacatttcttgttttttctCTTTTGGTCGGAGGTCCTTATAGAACAGTCTCTCTACCAATGGATAAAGACTAGACTGTCTACTTCTCACCTCCCGGATTCTTGTTTGTTGCTTTTGTTGTAAACTTAACTTGGGTTATACATGTCTTACAAGTAGCCCATCAAAAACCAAGCCCATACATCAACGACATCAGAGAAAACCCTATACGCTATATCTCTATaactatatctatctatctctaTACATCCTTTCCTTTCAACCAGCCGTCTTCTAcccaaaccctaaaaaaaaacacacacacattccCCCATGGGACGTGTAATCAGAGCACAGCGTAAGGGAGCAGGGTCCGTCTTCAAATCACACACCCACCACCGAAAAGGCCCAGCTCGGTTCAGATCACTCGACTTCGGTGAACGAAACGGGTACTTGAAAGGTGTCATCACCGAAATCATCCATGACCCAGGTCGCGGTGCACCGTTAGCCAGGGTTACATTCCGTCACCCGTTCCGTTATAAGCATCAGAAAGAGCTGTTTGTGGCTGCTGAAGGAATGTATACAGGGCAGTTTGTGTTTTGTGGGAAGAAAGCGAATTTGATGGTTGGAAATGTGTTGCCGCTAAGAAGCATTCCTGAAGGAGCTGTTGTTTGTAATGTGGAACATCATGTTGGTGATCGTGGCTCTTTTGCTAGAGCTTCTGGTGATTATGCTATTGTTATTAGTCATAATCCTGATAACGGTACCTCTAGgtatatttctatatctatctattttttttgtatCTATAGCTGTTGTTTGTTTACGTTGTTTTTGATGTTTTGTTGGTTAATGCTTGTGTGTTTATTATGAATTGTTTGAATGCGATATGACAGTGAAATGAATAtgtgtttatatacatatatagatatgttaTGTTTGTTATTAGTTTGTGTGTTTGTAAATTGTTCAAATTGTATGTGTTTTGATTTGATTGTTGTGAGTGTACATATAGACACTCAATCATGAATGTATCTATAAATTTGCAATCTTTAATATGTATTGTTGTGAGTGTACATATAGACACTCAAATTGTATGTCTTAATCTAAATTTGCCACTACTTTTGTGTTTGTATAGGATTAGTATTAGTCATTCTTTGTTGCATTGATGCATGAACATACAACATAGTTTGTGTAAGGTAAATTAGTTGTATCTATGTTACACTTGAGTTTTTACATGCTGAAAGCATCTTTGAGATTAGAATTGGTTTGATTTTTAGGGGTCCTTTATGTATGCTTTGTTAGACGCTGGTTTAGTGCTCTTATTTTAGTTTGTATAGTTCTGGTTTTGTAGATACATTAAACATATACCTTATGTATTTGTGTTTACTACTTTGAAGTTTATGATATTTAGTATGTTGGAACtttgtacatatattttgtCCAAAGACATGGATAACTACATGTTTAGATCTTTCAGTTGTGAATTTGGCTCATATCTTTAGATTGGTCTCATTAATAGTTTGCTTTTTGCTGCATGTTCTATTTCAATTCTCTTTTGAGAACTTGCAAAGTTGGGATTTCATGGGTCATGAGGGCTACTTTGATTTACagtcaagtgatttgatttttaaagttttttccGCAAAACTGGTCAATCTTGACATTGTATAGCCTTGTTCAACTACTGAGGCTGACTATTTGTTATATGGATTTTATAAAGGATCTTGGGTGCAAGTTTTCAAAGTGATTATTGCTATGTGATGAATCTGATAGTTAAATGGTCATGGCTAGGTTTTGATAGTTGTGATATTGTGTCATTCTGGACTCTTGGTCATTAAGTCTATGCTAATTATAATAACATCTATTTGGTTTTTGTTGACAATATAGGGTCAAGCTTCCATCTGGTGCCAAGAAAATCGTGCCAAGTGGTTGTCGTGCTATGATTGGTCAGGTTGCAGGAGGTGGACGTACTGAGAAGCCCATGCTCAAGGCTGGTAATGCTTATCATAAGTTCCGTGTCAAGAGAAACTGCTGGCCCAAGGTTCGTGGTGTTGCTATGAATCCAGTGGAGCATCCCCATGGTGGTGGTAACCATCAACATATTGGTCATGCTAGTACCGTTCGTCGTGACGCACCACCCGGGCAAAAGGTTGGTCTTATTGCCGCTAGAAGGACTGGTCGGCTCAGAGGTCAAGCCGCTGCTACTGCTGCTAAGGCTGATAAGTAGAGCGTTTGAATGCATTCTGTTACTGGGTTTGTTATTTTCGTGTCTATTACTATTTTGACAGTTTGTTGCTGCCAAACTCATAGCTAGTTTTGTTTGGAGTTGAGACTTTTGATGGTTAATCTACAGATTCTTGATCTATTGCTTAAACAATGTTATTTAttgtgttgtgtttttttaGTTCCTTGTTACTAAGTTTAGATTAGCCTTGTCATATAGTCTCAAAGATTGGTTAACCAGTCTAGGAATTCATCTGCAGTGTCTTCATACCTTCTTCGAGGCTCATTTGCTAACTGCATATGTATTTTTTCTAATGGATACTTTCACTGTTCTGATATAATATCGTCAAACCTAGAACCGGTTATGTAGTCGGTTATATGACTGGCTGCATGTGACTTGGTTCAAAACTGGTAAATTGAAAGGGATATTAACTTGTCAAAGTTTAGTGTTTATTGTTCATTAGTTTAGTCTAGGCTTAGACCATAGATTGATTTATTCTGGTAGTTAAAGTAATGCATCATGTGCTAACATGTGTTTTTGGCACCCATATtatgtctcttttttttttcaaataaaaatctatattacatTCAATAAGATAACTTTATGTTAATAACTTTTTGAATACTTTGTAGCCATAGCATAAGCTGTATATAGTCATAACTCATAACATTTGATGGTGAGAAAGAAGGTTAAAATCTTTTGAGCCTGGTTTCCCTACGGGTTCCCCCTCTTGATGGCGTTGGGTTCGAGTCCCTCTTGGTACAGCTTGGAGTTGgcattttctttctcttcatgACGTGATCCAATTTGCCTGGAGGCCGGGTTGTATGGGGTGTAGGTCGGGTTTACtggtcaaaaaaaaaaaaaaaaacaacttttgaGCCTTTACATGTGTCGCTAAAGATGATAGATTAAATTCTCTTTCATTCGCCTTGGCCACATCGTTTACTATTTGATACGTTTATGCTATAAGTTGTCGACATCAAATTCAGAGTTTGTGATGTGGGGGCCTAAAAGCTCAAAACTATGTACCTAATTAATGGTTCAGTACAATAAGTCAATAACAGATTGAATATACACGATTCAATCAAGTGAATGAATACGATATTGTCCCACTTTTTACAAAAAACTCTATTTGTATCAAGGATAAAAATGATAAGATAAACTTTTGAAATGGACATTTATTTGCGACATCAAAGTAGAACAATCCATATGAGTGGGGGGAAcaatggaagaaaaaaagagGAAGGTGGGTTTAAGAATAAATCACATGGAACGACGTGCTGGCACACACGCCAGTCTCCTTCAATTCCAGTTCGTTTTTATATCCTGATTAGGTAGTACCTTCCTTCACAAGCATTCATGGGTGCTATCTAGCTTTCTTACAAGATTATACACATACCCATTTCTATTTTAAAATGTATACTTTGAATATGGATTATATTTAACTTGTTCGTATATTTATACTTATTCTTACTAGCAtaatacccgcgcgttgcagcggatacCATTGACAATGCATTCGATGTTGTGATTATCAAAAACAGTATAACTAATTAAGCGAGCTACCACAATGATACCGTAGCTTCAATATCAGTCcacattaacaaaaaaaaactacatgTATTAACAATATAAGTGGACATTCAATTGAAGTGAGAATgtgaaaatagtttaaataagaatgcatttgaattgaaattaaaaaagggCACTTTCGTACATTCGCGTGGTTACATTTCaacatttgatgagagagagtgttatttcttttatataatagtatagataaagaatcatctttttttaaatctcaaaagatgatttgaaccacctaatatatttttttattcattaatttaagcATCTCTCCCtcatatacttataataatcttaatgaaataacttacaacatATATCCCTCACTCCTTAACATAACCACACTACCTCCTTTAATATCaactacttttacattcactacCCTTGCCGCCCCCACCGCCTGTCACTACCGCCGCCGCCACCCGTGGCcgccgtcaccgccaccaccaccgaaCGCCACTACTACCATCGCCGTCGTATTGTACGAGCATATGATTCGTATGCATAAACGTGTTTAATCTTGAATATAACCACCTCTTTGAAAATATGCAAAAATATCATAATACAATTGATGTAGGTATGTTTAAACAAATTAACCGTATCTTAAAAGCTACATTTAACATTTCTCTTGTGATACATATATAGTATAATAGTATGTATATAAAGGTATAAAGCACCCGTCATTAGATTAGAATTATACACATACAGCACAACTTAATCATACACAAACACATAAACGTCATCCTTAATCACCTCACTTGTGTACATTTATTTTTGATACTTGTCTCACTTCATAAATTTCCAACTTAATTACTTCGTCAACGTTATTTAGCATAATTTGCAGTTTGTTCACACAATGCATTGATTGAAGGGTGTTTGACTCCCACCAGCCAGTGAACATAATTATTTCTTAATTCTTATGTAATctataagttaaataaaaaaaataatcaagcAACCGATCCCTTAATATCAAATTTTGGTTCTACCTCTCCAAAGATGTTGAACAAAGCGGCAAAGCCAGATATGACAAACTCTATCGACATctcattttcttgatttttattcaATTTCTAAAGTATTAGAATAATCCCACAAAATATTTGTTTAACATTATACTACTATAGTATAGACTTATACGATGGAGTTAGTATAAATAGATTACTCACTAATAAATCGTAAATTAGCAAgtgtttaatattttaaaactaattaagtTGAATTAGTTGGCAAATTTTGAAGGGGCTTATGTAGGCATATGCATACTTAAAAAAACGGTCTCCGTATGCATGAATGTTATATAATAGCtccaaaaaattatataatattatgataaTGATAAAGTATCAATCTTTTAAAAGGACAATAATATATAGTTGAACCCTGTGAAAATGGTGGTCCGTTGGTTTGAATTGTCCCAAACCCAATTCAATGTGGCAATTAAGGTAGCACTATGAAGGATCACATGGACATCTCATAAACGCCATTACTCTaactttctcttttttctttttagtattttttgttGTTCTCCTTTTAGCttatttcagtttttctttcatgtaagaagaagaaaaaaagagtgATTTGGCGAAATATTATGTGTAtgtaaaattattttcaaagcccgaaaattatttatatcatGCATGCGTTAAATATAGAATTCGGTATCTCtaagtttatgttttatatctatattacctGATCAACCCGAGTGATACTCGggtatctttaaaaatattttataaaatatagaaaacCAGTGTTAAATGAGTTGTGTGATAAATTATGGAAAAACGAAAACAAAAGTCACAAAATTATGtgtcaaattaaaagaaaagaagacaTCATAGTTTTGGTCTTCTATAGCAAAAATTTTAAGAGAATAAATGTAGTGAAATACTGAAATATGATCCCGTTATTTTATACTGTAACTAGTAACCATGTAACTAGCTATAGCAGTAGCTAGAAAATAGAAACTATAATTTAGAGACACTCGAAGTCGGAACCTATGTTACACATATAGATTCAAAAATAGCTTCAGAAATTAACAAGGTTAATGCACTAACAAGTAGTCTATTATGCATTTTAAATGATGAATTTAAGTGCAAAACATAATTGAACTAATGATTGGAAAACTAAATGAAATGGATGAAGAGTGAATAGGTGAGAATCGgttttaattagtttgtttGACAAACATTTGTAAAGTTCATTCTTAATTTGTTCTTCTTAAATTTCAACGTTATTAACATCGTTCATTCtcagtttaaactttaaaccaCTAATAAAGTAACATCCATAATGGTTATTGGTCAGATAATTTCTCACAAGATATTTCAGATTCAAAACCTCTCTAAGTTAATATTTTGAAGAAAGTTATAGAAATGAACAAAAATATCATCGACATACCTCATTTAAAACTGAACTATTCTAAAAAATAACATCTACATATCATCTTCTTACGGATAACTTGGAACTTTATTCATTTATTCCttgttaatttaattatcagCTTGGCCGTGCCGAACAATATGCAAGTTGAGGAGTGGGTCTCCATTCTCCACAATCCTAGCTCTAATCCTGTTTTTCCATAAAAACATGCCCCCAGACCCGACACACCTTTTCCATGTCGTTGCATTTAGTTAATTTCCTTCTTATtgcaattatttttaataaagctACTTATCTATACATGACCAAAAAAGTACTTAAGATTTTATTTGAACGGATATAATGTACTTAGTTATTGAAAGGGTCTTCTATGGTTGATGCACTCACCAATAATACACAAAACAATGATACATATTTTGATAGATctataaaacaataaaataatcaTTTAAAACTTGGGTTATAGAATATTAATTGTAGTAATTATATGTAAAATGTGTTATCATCGACATCAACATAAGAATCAAAGTGACACACGTGATAATTTGGGTATGTCAAACTTATAAAAGGTCAACTTGATGTCACTATTTGTTTGTGTTCCAACATTTCATCATATATAGTTGACATAAATCACTTCACTATTgacaatatataaaaacatatcataTTGTAGACCAACAATACAGTGGTTATGGACTTATggttatatatagataaaacatttttcatttagGTACAcaactaaatatacaaaaacagGCATATATCACGTTACCAATTTATTTGTTCTACCTAATTTGCCACCATTTTATTCAATGTATGCAAGACTTATATTTATTGCTCATATGCTACTTAAGCACTTCATATGGGGTTTTGCTTGAATAAGGTTGGTGATTTGGTATTGTTTAGGCCaggttttttagtttttttttgaaagagagAGCGGATAAATGGCAAACCTCAACTTTGATACGTCCACGTCGGGTTTGAGTTTTggcaatgccctaaagggtttgctctcTCATGTGTAGATTGGTATAACGTTGCCAAGGTcccctcaccacatttgcatgttgCAAGATTTGACTTCATGACCCCCTAAGAAGAAACTACTAACCACTAGGCTATCACCctaatgacatttttttttggttgtctacttttttcttttcttttttcccaACAACAAGgttcactattttttttttaacaaatcacatatatgtaaattttaacAATCCCCCGCTTGCTTGAATCTGCAGTAAAACCTCCTACAAAGTCAACCTTCTTATCCAAACTCGTAATCTTTTATCAAGGTCTTATATATACGGAAGAAGCTGTTGACCAATGAATGTACATAAAACAAGAGGTTGCTTATTCGCATCTTTTGTTGATTacttataagaaaataaaagatattgaaTAAGTATG includes these proteins:
- the LOC122579521 gene encoding 60S ribosomal protein L8; translation: MGRVIRAQRKGAGSVFKSHTHHRKGPARFRSLDFGERNGYLKGVITEIIHDPGRGAPLARVTFRHPFRYKHQKELFVAAEGMYTGQFVFCGKKANLMVGNVLPLRSIPEGAVVCNVEHHVGDRGSFARASGDYAIVISHNPDNGTSRVKLPSGAKKIVPSGCRAMIGQVAGGGRTEKPMLKAGNAYHKFRVKRNCWPKVRGVAMNPVEHPHGGGNHQHIGHASTVRRDAPPGQKVGLIAARRTGRLRGQAAATAAKADK